The proteins below are encoded in one region of Catenulispora sp. GP43:
- a CDS encoding lipopolysaccharide biosynthesis protein: MTLTSIRRLAKSPSAMMTASVLLVAGGGYLFLMLAGGLSDKKEAAAMASMYVLVNLIGQGVFAGLEQETSRSLSRAAAVGDDTGPVMRRAVRHTAALLAVCCVFVAAASPILVAGPLHKQWVLIPTVLVGTVSYALSYLVRGLLGGQQLFGGYSATLVAEGLSRIVPCLAIVAVGAGSALIYCAVYSCGLFFSAGIGWYFWLRPRLARQRAEAAGTAASATHADAAVHADAKADANANADTDTHESGLRAWYSAGLLFLVGAALLTQLVANLPALGASSRLGAHPATATAFVQAATLARIPLLLVGPVTALLLPRLTAAGAIGDMRAVRTTVRTGSIAMLALGSLAGAGLGVLGPWVLKTFFHASGISALSLVLMAIGTAGLMTVGVLQPTLIGLARQRQVPIAWVIGAVAMGVAVVWPGDPVAAAVAASLVGPAGVVLAMAFSLRGLRNARFAGAEDALAADPADPAGAPTPAAEAQAAGRV, from the coding sequence ATGACGCTGACCTCGATACGCCGCCTCGCCAAATCCCCCTCGGCGATGATGACGGCTTCGGTTCTCCTGGTGGCCGGCGGCGGCTACCTGTTCCTGATGCTGGCCGGCGGACTGAGCGACAAGAAAGAGGCCGCCGCCATGGCCTCGATGTACGTCCTGGTCAACCTCATCGGCCAGGGCGTCTTCGCGGGACTGGAGCAGGAGACCAGCCGCTCCCTGAGCCGGGCGGCGGCGGTCGGGGACGACACCGGTCCGGTGATGCGCCGCGCCGTCCGGCACACGGCCGCGCTGCTCGCGGTGTGCTGCGTGTTCGTGGCGGCCGCCTCGCCGATCCTGGTGGCCGGGCCGCTGCACAAGCAGTGGGTCCTGATCCCCACCGTGCTGGTCGGGACGGTCAGCTACGCGCTGTCATACCTCGTACGCGGTCTGCTCGGGGGGCAGCAGCTGTTCGGCGGCTACTCCGCGACCCTCGTCGCCGAGGGCCTTTCGCGCATCGTGCCGTGCCTGGCGATCGTGGCCGTCGGCGCCGGCTCGGCCCTCATCTACTGCGCCGTGTACTCCTGCGGCCTCTTCTTCTCCGCCGGGATCGGCTGGTACTTCTGGCTCCGGCCCCGGCTCGCGCGGCAGCGCGCTGAGGCGGCCGGCACCGCGGCCTCCGCCACCCACGCCGACGCCGCTGTCCACGCCGACGCGAAGGCCGACGCCAACGCCAACGCCGACACCGACACCCACGAGTCGGGCCTGCGGGCCTGGTACTCCGCCGGCCTGCTGTTCCTCGTCGGCGCCGCCCTGCTGACCCAGCTGGTCGCGAACCTCCCGGCCCTCGGCGCCAGCTCCCGCCTCGGCGCGCACCCGGCCACCGCCACCGCCTTCGTCCAGGCCGCCACCCTGGCCCGCATCCCGCTGCTGCTCGTCGGCCCGGTGACGGCGCTGCTGCTGCCGCGCCTGACGGCCGCCGGCGCGATCGGCGACATGCGCGCGGTGCGCACCACGGTCCGCACCGGCTCGATCGCCATGCTGGCCCTGGGCTCCCTGGCCGGGGCCGGGCTCGGGGTGCTGGGCCCGTGGGTGCTCAAGACCTTCTTCCACGCCTCCGGGATCTCCGCGCTTTCCCTGGTGCTGATGGCGATCGGGACGGCGGGCCTGATGACCGTCGGCGTCCTGCAGCCGACGCTGATCGGCCTGGCCCGCCAGCGCCAGGTGCCGATCGCCTGGGTGATCGGCGCGGTCGCGATGGGTGTGGCCGTGGTGTGGCCGGGCGACCCGGTCGCGGCGGCGGTCGCGGCCTCGCTGGTCGGCCCGGCCGGCGTGGTGCTGGCGATGGCCTTCAGCCTCAGGGGTCTGCGGAACGCCCGCTTCGCCGGGGCCGAGGACGCCCTTGCGGCCGATCCGGCCGATCCGGCGGGCGCCCCGACCCCGGCCGCCGAGGCCCAGGCCGCCGGCCGGGTGTGA
- a CDS encoding DUF2142 domain-containing protein has product MPSAPSRTALRLKPRSTGTKAFLLAFVGFFLLGSAWSLAMPYDGSADEFRHVVRAYGVLDGQINVADAHITVPKSLVPNGIADPDPQSCMRWKLNVTAACVASPAPGDEHRMVVTTSGAANYNPIYYAVTGWPIKLFPDYHGVIAARLLTCLLTSALLGGAVAVAARLARGRGPLVLGGVLLAVTPVAVNLTGAVNPAGPEIAAAVAVWTSLIAILMARDDSKWTLALFGVSAGVLAVLRELGIGWLLAALVVTAFGAGTERLRELARRRSVQVWSAVVVLAAAVGAGWILLSTQAGIPASGQSTNAIPHGMSLLVKELTHRVPMYTNGLVGLTSFGDVAVPLPLVLVWFAAVGALLVAAARRAGGRVLLQLAAIVAGGYLFLVAADLQAAAGGWWFSQGRYALPMLVGAPILAGFVLADRGLVAVPRQATVMRWAAWILIPTQGVALWITMIRFQHAFHGLHPNLFFLFGETSSVNPFSGAWTPPGSGVPAVLLGVAGVVVLLTLALRAARSMPISDVETVTIRERYIRIS; this is encoded by the coding sequence ATGCCATCCGCCCCGTCCCGTACCGCCCTGCGCCTGAAGCCGCGCTCGACGGGGACGAAGGCGTTCCTGCTGGCGTTCGTCGGCTTCTTCCTGCTGGGCTCCGCCTGGTCCCTGGCCATGCCCTACGACGGCTCGGCGGATGAGTTCCGTCACGTCGTGCGCGCCTACGGCGTGCTGGACGGCCAGATCAACGTCGCCGACGCGCACATCACCGTGCCCAAGAGCCTGGTCCCGAACGGCATCGCCGACCCGGACCCGCAGTCCTGCATGCGCTGGAAGCTCAACGTCACCGCGGCCTGCGTGGCCTCCCCCGCGCCCGGCGACGAGCACCGCATGGTGGTCACCACCAGCGGAGCGGCGAACTACAACCCGATCTACTACGCCGTCACCGGCTGGCCGATCAAGCTCTTCCCGGACTACCACGGCGTCATCGCCGCACGGCTCCTGACCTGCCTGCTGACCAGCGCGCTGCTCGGCGGCGCGGTGGCGGTCGCGGCCCGGCTGGCGCGCGGCCGCGGGCCGCTGGTGCTCGGCGGCGTCCTGCTGGCCGTGACCCCGGTCGCGGTGAACCTCACCGGCGCGGTGAACCCGGCCGGTCCGGAGATCGCGGCCGCGGTCGCGGTGTGGACCTCGCTGATCGCGATCCTGATGGCCCGCGACGACTCCAAGTGGACACTCGCCTTGTTCGGCGTCTCGGCCGGCGTCCTGGCCGTCCTGCGCGAACTGGGCATCGGCTGGCTGCTGGCGGCCCTGGTGGTGACCGCGTTCGGGGCCGGCACGGAACGGCTCCGCGAGCTGGCCCGCCGACGATCGGTCCAGGTCTGGTCGGCGGTCGTGGTGCTCGCCGCGGCGGTCGGCGCGGGCTGGATACTGCTGTCCACCCAGGCCGGCATCCCGGCCAGCGGCCAGTCGACCAACGCCATCCCGCACGGCATGAGCCTGCTGGTCAAGGAGCTGACCCACCGGGTCCCGATGTACACCAACGGCCTGGTCGGGCTGACCTCCTTCGGGGACGTCGCGGTCCCGCTGCCGCTGGTCCTGGTCTGGTTCGCGGCCGTCGGCGCGCTCCTGGTCGCGGCCGCGCGCCGGGCCGGCGGGCGGGTGCTGCTGCAACTGGCGGCGATCGTGGCCGGCGGCTACCTGTTCCTGGTCGCCGCCGACCTGCAGGCCGCGGCCGGCGGCTGGTGGTTCTCGCAGGGCCGTTACGCGCTGCCGATGCTGGTCGGGGCGCCGATCCTGGCCGGGTTCGTGCTCGCCGACCGGGGCCTGGTCGCGGTCCCGCGCCAGGCCACGGTGATGCGCTGGGCCGCCTGGATCCTGATCCCGACCCAGGGCGTCGCGCTGTGGATCACCATGATCCGGTTCCAGCACGCCTTCCACGGCCTGCACCCGAACCTGTTCTTCCTGTTCGGTGAGACCTCGTCGGTGAACCCGTTCTCCGGGGCGTGGACGCCCCCTGGCTCCGGGGTCCCGGCGGTACTGCTCGGTGTGGCCGGCGTCGTGGTGTTGCTCACCCTGGCCCTGAGGGCGGCCCGCTCCATGCCGATATCGGACGTCGAAACGGTCACAATCCGTGAACGGTATATAAGGATTTCATAA
- a CDS encoding DUF2142 domain-containing protein codes for MRHRLVAGIAPDTWTPRRVWITAFLAFFALAAAWALASPLTSVPDEPWHMVKAAATVRGQLHGTPITVITHNGRVTNEVPMTGYRLPTAYSFLTNLHECYFNSPYVTAACSRHLGSLPGTALAGTTAGSNNPLYYLAVGWPSLLSPGPLGMYGMRLVSAALSSAMLASAVVTAFGWSRRRRYPMAAVLAAATPMVLFLNGSVNPNSLEATSALLLWAAVLSLLTDPRPELVPRLLTRAGLATIALVSVRQLGPAWALVIIVCAALAGHSGALRSVLRRPAVWLWTAVVGVVGLGSIAWTAKFNVLGTGTAATHPELTFPVAAEHTFGLSVDYMRQMVGFFGWLDVRAPYNLAELWFIPVLALIAGAVAAGRLREIAALAVLAGSVVFIPVLAQGRQAASLGYIWQGRYLLAVAVGLPLLAATILAKREPRRERLRGAVARLPLAVTASTLVLGFLMFYMTLRRYAVGTYGPLLSLHPTWNPPGTIAGVVLLYLAGAGLAALVVLKSWAPYPAEASEGSGGDFPAPDRTVVTVPAPAAVNGTGNGPNGANGANGKQHSANGSGTAIAPGPSSAEDRGPAVTSAS; via the coding sequence ATGCGGCATCGGTTGGTCGCGGGCATCGCCCCCGACACCTGGACCCCGCGCCGCGTCTGGATCACCGCGTTCCTGGCCTTCTTCGCCCTGGCCGCCGCCTGGGCCCTGGCCTCCCCGCTGACCTCGGTCCCGGACGAGCCCTGGCACATGGTGAAGGCCGCGGCCACGGTCCGGGGCCAGCTGCACGGCACGCCGATCACGGTCATCACGCACAACGGCCGGGTCACCAACGAAGTCCCGATGACCGGCTACCGCCTGCCGACCGCGTACTCGTTCCTGACGAACCTGCACGAGTGCTACTTCAACAGCCCTTATGTCACCGCCGCCTGCTCCCGGCACCTGGGCTCGCTGCCCGGCACCGCCCTGGCCGGCACCACCGCCGGGTCCAACAACCCCCTGTACTACCTCGCGGTCGGCTGGCCGAGCCTGCTGTCGCCGGGGCCGCTGGGGATGTACGGCATGCGCCTGGTCTCGGCCGCGCTGAGCTCGGCGATGCTGGCCAGCGCGGTGGTCACGGCCTTCGGCTGGAGCCGGCGCCGGCGCTACCCGATGGCCGCGGTGCTGGCCGCCGCGACCCCGATGGTGCTGTTCCTGAACGGTTCGGTGAACCCGAACTCGCTGGAGGCCACCTCGGCCCTGCTGCTGTGGGCCGCCGTCCTCAGCCTGCTGACGGACCCCCGCCCGGAGCTGGTGCCCCGGCTGCTCACCCGGGCCGGCCTGGCCACGATCGCGCTGGTGTCGGTCCGGCAGCTGGGCCCGGCGTGGGCGCTGGTCATCATCGTCTGCGCGGCGCTGGCCGGCCACAGCGGAGCCCTGCGCTCGGTGCTGCGGCGGCCCGCGGTCTGGCTGTGGACGGCCGTGGTCGGCGTGGTGGGTCTGGGCTCGATCGCCTGGACCGCGAAGTTCAACGTCCTGGGCACCGGCACCGCGGCCACCCACCCGGAGCTGACCTTCCCGGTCGCGGCCGAGCACACCTTCGGGCTGAGCGTGGACTACATGCGGCAGATGGTCGGCTTCTTCGGCTGGCTGGACGTGCGCGCGCCGTACAACCTGGCCGAGCTGTGGTTCATCCCGGTCCTGGCGCTGATCGCGGGCGCGGTGGCCGCCGGGCGGCTGCGCGAGATCGCGGCGCTGGCCGTGCTGGCCGGCTCGGTGGTCTTCATCCCGGTGCTGGCGCAGGGCCGCCAGGCGGCCAGCCTGGGCTACATCTGGCAGGGCCGCTACCTGCTGGCGGTGGCCGTCGGCCTGCCGCTGCTGGCCGCGACGATACTGGCCAAGCGCGAACCGCGGCGGGAGCGGCTGCGCGGCGCGGTGGCCCGGCTGCCGCTCGCGGTGACGGCGTCGACGCTGGTCCTCGGCTTCCTGATGTTCTACATGACGCTGCGCCGCTACGCCGTGGGCACCTATGGCCCGCTGCTTTCGCTGCACCCGACGTGGAACCCGCCCGGGACGATCGCCGGCGTGGTGCTGCTGTACCTGGCCGGCGCCGGGCTGGCCGCGCTGGTGGTGCTCAAGAGCTGGGCGCCGTATCCGGCGGAGGCGAGCGAGGGTTCCGGTGGAGACTTCCCGGCCCCGGACCGGACGGTGGTCACGGTGCCCGCCCCGGCCGCGGTCAACGGGACCGGCAACGGCCCGAACGGCGCCAACGGCGCCAACGGCAAGCAGCACTCCGCGAACGGATCGGGCACGGCCATCGCGCCGGGCCCGAGCTCGGCGGAGGACCGCGGCCCGGCGGTCACCTCAGCCTCCTGA
- a CDS encoding glycosyltransferase, producing MPTIAAVATAFHPDERLTAVVEAALKSCVRVVVVDNTPGDGPFLTDALRDRAGVTVLRDGGNRGLAGALNSGVDTLLAVDGGEQPDLLLFLDQDSVLGEDLVLGLAEHLADPAVGIAAPAAWDERQGRYYEPGTEKGPDVADRDTVITSGMLVRRDVLTEVGRFRTEFFVDHVDNDFCLRVRAAGYRVLRDKRQKLAHSLGQRNQHKLPGVSVSSSRHPTWRLYWIARNGTVLMREHRKDAPAWTRGTAAYLVWWFGLRTAIEAPRGARALAMLRGFRDGFRGKTSRRYLPPGAEL from the coding sequence ATGCCGACGATCGCCGCGGTAGCCACCGCCTTCCATCCGGATGAACGCCTCACGGCCGTCGTCGAGGCGGCGCTGAAGAGCTGCGTGCGAGTCGTGGTGGTGGACAACACTCCCGGCGACGGACCGTTCCTGACCGATGCCCTGCGTGACCGCGCCGGCGTCACGGTGCTGCGCGACGGCGGCAACCGCGGCCTGGCCGGGGCGCTGAACAGCGGGGTGGACACCCTGCTCGCCGTCGACGGCGGCGAGCAGCCCGACCTGCTGCTCTTCCTCGACCAGGACTCGGTCCTGGGCGAGGACCTGGTGCTCGGGCTCGCCGAACACCTGGCCGACCCGGCGGTCGGCATCGCGGCGCCGGCGGCCTGGGACGAGCGGCAGGGGCGCTACTACGAGCCGGGCACGGAGAAGGGCCCGGACGTCGCCGACCGGGACACGGTCATCACCTCCGGCATGCTGGTCCGGCGCGACGTGCTGACCGAGGTGGGCCGGTTCCGCACCGAGTTCTTCGTGGACCACGTCGACAACGACTTCTGCCTGCGCGTGCGCGCCGCCGGATACCGCGTGCTGCGGGACAAGCGCCAGAAGCTGGCGCACAGCCTGGGGCAGCGCAACCAGCACAAGCTGCCCGGGGTCTCGGTGTCGTCCTCGCGGCACCCGACCTGGCGCCTGTACTGGATCGCCCGCAACGGCACGGTCCTGATGCGCGAGCACCGCAAGGACGCACCGGCCTGGACCCGCGGCACCGCGGCGTACCTGGTGTGGTGGTTCGGGCTGCGCACGGCGATCGAGGCCCCGCGCGGGGCGCGCGCCCTGGCGATGCTGCGGGGCTTCCGGGACGGGTTCCGGGGAAAGACGTCCCGGCGCTATCTGCCGCCGGGAGCGGAGCTGTAG